AACCACTGTTGAATGTTCCTTCTCCTGAATAGGTACTTGTAGTTCCTCCCGCACATGAAGCCTGTACTTTCCATACATAGCCTGTATTAGGTACCAGGTTTTGTAATGAATAGGAATTGGTTGTAATATTCGGAATTTCAGACCAGGTTGTGGCTGCTGCAGTTTTATATTGCAGTGTATATGAAGCTGCATTTCCTGCATCCCATGATAGCTGGGCTGTATTACCAAGGAAACTTCCGGAAGTTAATCCTGATGGCGTAGTGCAGCCACTTCCGGAGTTAAACCTTGGTGCAAAAATATAAGTACTTGTTAATGTAGGAGAACAGTTGGACTGTATTCTCCAATCATAATTGGTATTCAGGGTAAGGTTGTTGATGACAATATTATTTCCTGAATAATTGTTAGCCACATTCGTCCATACCGTTGAATTGGCTGGTTTATAATCAATATTATAAGACTGTGAAGCGTTGGAAGTCCAGTTCAGCTGAGCTGAAGTTCCTGTCACGTTAGAAACATCCAGTCCCAATGGCGGATCACAGGTTTGCCCCTGAGACCATGAATATAACTGACCGCTTAAGAGTGTATTTTCATTATAGAGAATATTGGAACCTGTACTCAGATAGCTGGCTACATTAGTTCCCGGCAAATCGTACCACATAAATACACCATATTGGTCATTTTTTGTACTGGTAGCTAAGCTTGCCAGTGTAGTGGCAGAAGTTGAGCTTGGATTGGAATTTTGTATCCAGGTTGCTGCAGCTGAGATTTTGGATTTATTAAGAGGAGGAACTACAGGTGCGTTGTATGTACTGTACATAGCATTCCATGTGTAATTGATATAATTTCCTGCTAAGTCTCCATTATAAGTTTGTCTTGTGGTAGCAGGTCCATAATAATAGAATGTAATCAGTTTATCCGGCATTGCTGCTTTCAATTCCTGCAGAAGCATGACAAAAGAGCTGTTATTAGGCTGTCCTGTTCCGTTATTTCCGTATCCTGCATATTCATCATCAAGGTCTACTCCATCCAGACCGTAGGTATAAACAGTGTGAGCGACCTGCAGAGCGAAGTCTTTTGCCGCCGCCTGGTTAGGAAAATTAGAAATTCCTGCTCCCTGATGATTTCCTAAAAGATCGAGTAATACTTTTATTCCTTTTTGCTGTAAAGGTTTTACATAGGTGTTAACATCATTCAGTACTTTTGTAACGTTATTATTATTTGAGATATAAGCACGATTCTTAGAAACATCGTAGTTGATATTCGCTGCAAAAATAATGGCAACATCAAAAAGCTGTCTGTTGGTATTCTGCAAAGTATAGGAACCGGCGTTCAGCATATTATTGTTGTTCACTTCCACATAGCAGACTCCCAAAGGATCAAGCTGCTGTGCTTTGAGCAGCGGGGCTGTCTGGAGCATCAGGGCCATTAAGGGAATAAAAAAGGATTTTTTTCTCATAGTATATCAATTTTGTAGTAGAAAAAATCATTGGGCCGAAGCCCAATGACTGAGTTTTATTATTTTACAATTAGTTTTTCGGATTGTTTTAAGCTTCCATCATGAGATTCAAACTGAACGATGTAGTTTCCTGCTGAGATTCTGCTCAATTCATATTGATTGTTTCCTGAATTCAGCGATTTTGTGTCTACAATTCTTCCATTAAAATCATATACCGTTAATTTTCCTTTGCTGTATTCATCCGGAACAGAAACTGTAAGTGATGAAGATTTGCTTACCGGATTAGGATATAACTTAATCTGATTTTTAATGCTTCCCTGTCCTTCGCTTATTGCCTTTTGATTTCCTGCTGTTCTGGCCAATAGTGAACTTCCGGTTGTACATGGCACATCTGTTCCCCAATTAGAAGAATCAACTCCTGTTAACGTTAAAGTCACACCATTTCCGGAAGTATCCTGAACTGTAGAACCACTTCCTTCATTAAACTTCCAGTAAGCAGCCAGTGAAGTGGCAGGAACAGAAACATTACACATATTCTGACTGATTTCCGTCTGGCTCAAGGCGCGTTTCCAAACTCTTACCTCATCTATTTTACCATTGAAATTTCTAGATGTATTATATAAATATCCTACGTTGAATGCACCTGTTGAATTCACACTTCCGGTCTGTGCTTTAGTTGCATCCAGAACACCATTGATGTAAATTTTCATATTGGCACCGTCATAGGTAGCCGCCACATGATACCAGGTATTGGCATTCAGAGCTGTTGCAGAAGCCAGTTTTTGCTGTACATTATTAATACTTACCACAAACTGAAGTTTATTATTAGCAAGGCTCGCATCTCCCAATCGTAAAAACGCAGAATTGCTGTCGCTTACTTCTGTTCCCATGATCGAGGAAATATATGGTGATGCTGATTTGAATGATGAAGGTTTGATCCATCCTTCAAAAGATAATGCAGAGCCGCTTAAATTCATGCTTCCGGCTGCTCCAGATTCACTGCTTCCATCCAGAGATAATGCGTAAGAACCTGTAGGCGTTGTTCCTGAAGTGCTTGTAAATCTTGGAGCAAACATATAGGCACTTTTCACACTGCAATTGGTTCTGATTCTCCAGTCATATTCGGTATTGGCTGTTAATCCGGAAATTGTTACAGAAGTAGAGCTTGTTGCAGACACAGCATTCGTCCATGTTGTTGAAGAAGCTGGTTTGTAATCAATATCATAAGTGTTGGTTCCTACGGCTGACCAGTTCAGTTTTGCGCTTGTTCCCGTAAGATTACTTGTGTACAACCCGATAGGCGCATCACAATTGGTTCCTTGTGTCCACGACTGTAAAGTACCGCTTAAAACAGTCTGCTCTCCGTATAATGTCTGAGTTCCTGCAGAAAGTTGTGACGTTTCATTCGTTCCATGCAAATCATACCACATGAATACTCCGTATCCTCCATTTTTGGTCTGTGTAGCAAGGCTAGTGGTTGTAGAATTGGAAGTGTTTCCCATCCATACAGCTGCCGGAGAGATTTGTGCTTTGGTAAGAGGAGGTACATTGGGTGCAGAGAATGTTCCGTACATTGCGTTCCAGCTGTAATTGACGTTGTCTCCTACTCTCGCTCCGTTCCAGGAAAGTCTTGAAGCGGCATCTCCATAATAATAGAATGAAATAATCTTATTGGGTAATAATGCTCTCAGCTCCTGAACAAGCATGACAAAAGAGCTGTCGTTAGGCTGGCCTGTTCCGTTTTTTCCATATTCTGAGTATTCATCATCAAAATCAATTCCATCAAGACCATAGGTATTCACTGTATTGGCAAGTTGCAATGCAAAGTCTTTTGCGGCTTCACGGGTAGGAAAATTACAGATCCCTGCACCCTGATGATTTCCCAGAATAGTCAACACTACTTTCATTCCTTTCTGCTGAAGCGGCTTTATGTAGGTATCTGCATTGGTAAGAACTTTGGTAACGTTGTTATTGGAATACAGATAAGCTCTTCCACGGCTGGTATCATAATTAATATTGGCCGCAAAAATATTTACAACATTAAACAGATAGCTGTTCGATGTCTGCAGTTTGTACGCTCCTGCATTCAGGAGATTGTTGTTATTCACTTCCACATAGCATATTCCGGTAGGATTAAGCTGCTGTGCGTTAATCAGAGAACCAGACTGAAGCATCATGGCAACCAGTGCGGTAAAGATGGATTTTTTTTTCATTGTATAATTTTTTTAAGGTGTTTTTGGTGTGTAAATTTTATATAGCATTCCCCTGATACCTTCTTTTTCGGGAAGGAATCTCGGATGAATAAAACCATATAAAAGGGTGTGCTATGTCAGTAGCTCAGGGTTTTCGTTAAAGGTTTTCCATAGTAATTCTCCAAATAACGTGTTGGCCCATGCAAACCATTCTCTGGTGAACTTTTTGGAATCGTCTTTATGGAAAGATTCATGCATAAAGCCTGTTCCTCCGTGCGTTTTCTGTAAGGTATCTATACACCATCTGATCTCACTTTTGTCATTGGTAGTGAGTGCTTTCATTATGATACTCATTGGCCAGATCATGTCAAGCCCGATATGTGGACCTCCTATTCCTTCTGCCAGCTTACCTTTGAAGAAGAACGGGTTGTTTTCTGACCACACAAATTTTCTTGTATTCAAATAAACAGGGTCATCAGCTTTCACCGCATCCAGATAAGGTAATCCTAACAAACTTGGGCAGTTCGCATCATCCATCAGGTTGTAGCTTCCGAAGCCATTCACCTCAAAAGCATATATTTTTCCAAATTCAGGATGATTGTAAATTCCGTATTTTTTGATGGCTGCTTCTACCTCATCAGCAAGGCTGTTCAGTTGTTGAGCCAACGTTTTTTCATTTTTAATTTGTGAAACCATTTCCGCAGCCTGGCGTAAGCTTACTACCGCAAATAAGTTGGAAGGGATCAGGAATCCATAGATGGTAGCATCATCACTTGGACGGAACATAGAGCTGATAAGCCCTACAGGTTTCGTTGGATAACCATATCCTCCCATAGGAACACCGTCTGTTGCCCAAGCCGTTGTACGCTCGAATTTGTAAGGTCCAAGATCATGTTTTCTCTGCTGTTCTGTAAAGGTCTGCAGGGTAAGTTTAATTCCTTTCAGCCAGTTAGCATCGAAAGGTTTGGTATCTCCTGTAGTTTTCCAGAAGTGGTATGCCAGACGGATAGGATAGCAAAGAGAGTCAATTTCCCATTTTCTTTCATGGGTTCCCGGCTTCATATCGGTATGATCATATTCTTTCCATTTACTGATCTTCTGATCATCGTTATAGAAAGCATTCGCATAAGGATCTTTCAGAATGAACGTAGTTTGTTTATGGATTACTCCTGAGATCAGTTTGTGCAGTTTTTCATCTTTTTTCGAGAACTGCAGATAAGGAAAAACCTGTGCGGAACTGTCACGAAGCCACATGGCATCAATATCCCCAGTGATCACATAGGTATCCGGTGTTCCGCTGGTTTCTGTATAGTAAACGGTAGTATCTAGTGTATTCGGGAAGCAGTTTTCAAAAAGCCAGCTCAGCTCTTTGTTTTTTACTTTCTTTTTAAACGCTGCAATAGCACTTTCTACGGATTCGCTGGTAAAATGTCTTTTATCTTTAGGAACACGGACAACAGGAAAATCGTCCAGCACTAAATTTTTAGCAAAAACATTCTGAGTAAACAGCAATCCGGCTCCTGCCAGTGCACTTGTTTTAATAAAATTTCTCCTTTCCATTGATACTTTGTTTCGTTTATTTTTATTAGTCTTATTTTACAGGTTTGCTTCCCATTACGAATCTCAATTCACCACCGTTCATGATATCGCTGTGGTTCAGTTCCCAGCTTTTGTATTCTTTTCCATTCAGGAACATTTTCTGTACATAGATATTCTTGTCAGATATTTTGTCTGCAATTACGGTGAATGTTTTTCCGTTTTCAAGCTTTAAAGAAGCTTTCGGGAATTGTGGTGCTCCGATGGCATAAACAGGTTTCCCAGGTGTCACAGGATAGAATCCTAATGATGAGAAAATATACCACGCTGACATTTGACCGCAGTCTTCGTTGTTTACAATTCCATCAGGTTTTGCAGCATACATATTGTCGCGGATAAATTTCACCATTTTCTGAGTCTTGTAAGGACTTCCTGCATAATTATACAGGTATGGAACATGATGCCCCGGTTCATCCCCGAATCCTAAAGATCCGATGAATCCTGAGATATCTACGTGCTGCTCTCCTTCCATATGAAGCGCTTCTGTAAAAGTTTTATCCAATTTTACTTCAAATCCTTTTTTCCCTCCGTACAGATTCATCATTTCGTCAATCTGATGAGGAACAAAGAAATCATATGCCCAGATGTTTCCGGAAACCCAGTGTGGCTGCAGTTTCTTCCAATCATTAAGGGTAAAATCTGCTAAGAATTTTCCGTCTTTCTGTCTTGGCCAGAAGTGATTATTTTCTTTATTGAAGGTATTCAGGAAGTTCATAGAACGTTTTTTATATACCTCTGATTCTTCTTTTTTACCTAATTTTTCAGCAAGCTGTTGAATACACCAGTCATCATAGGAATATTCCAGTGTAGCAGAAACAGAAGCTCCGTTTTCTGATGGAGTGTAGCCTAATTTAATATAATCATTAAGACCGCCACCACCATCGCTGCTGCTCATTTTATCCGTTAAAGAAGCATCTTTCATCGCAGCAAATGCTTTTTCAGCATCAATACCAGGAACTCCTTTTGAAATAGCATCCCAGATTACCGAAGCACTGTGATATCCTAACATACAGAAATTATCATATCCGCAAAGCTCCCAGATTGGCATATGATCTTTACGATCGGTATATCTGCTGATCAGAGAGTTGGCAAATTCTTTCGTATGTTTCTGATCCATAATCGTCAACAGCGGGTGTGTTGCTCTGAATCCATCCCAGTAAGAATAGGTGCTGTAGTTGGTGAACCATTTTGTATTCATGTTTTCCTGAGCGGCAACATAGTCTCCATTAACATCCATATAT
This genomic window from Chryseobacterium viscerum contains:
- a CDS encoding endo-beta-N-acetylglucosaminidase H; amino-acid sequence: MRKKSFFIPLMALMLQTAPLLKAQQLDPLGVCYVEVNNNNMLNAGSYTLQNTNRQLFDVAIIFAANINYDVSKNRAYISNNNNVTKVLNDVNTYVKPLQQKGIKVLLDLLGNHQGAGISNFPNQAAAKDFALQVAHTVYTYGLDGVDLDDEYAGYGNNGTGQPNNSSFVMLLQELKAAMPDKLITFYYYGPATTRQTYNGDLAGNYINYTWNAMYSTYNAPVVPPLNKSKISAAATWIQNSNPSSTSATTLASLATSTKNDQYGVFMWYDLPGTNVASYLSTGSNILYNENTLLSGQLYSWSQGQTCDPPLGLDVSNVTGTSAQLNWTSNASQSYNIDYKPANSTVWTNVANNYSGNNIVINNLTLNTNYDWRIQSNCSPTLTSTYIFAPRFNSGSGCTTPSGLTSGSFLGNTAQLSWDAGNAASYTLQYKTAAATTWSEIPNITTNSYSLQNLVPNTGYVWKVQASCAGGTTSTYSGEGTFNSGFAPVTSPGARSLAFNGSTNYLNAGQFNLSGNAVTFEGWVKVNAFKTGFPYISSVMGVEVGDNNSAMLRFGDGNLANNKLQFILSFGSSQVKLNTNTAFNTNTWYHIAATYDGTAMKIYVNGNLDASFAVTGNFTANGILYLGRNYDNSRTINGFLDEFRVWKKALTPQEILSNSCNVPANSAGLEANWKMDEGSGLGALDATANTHFATLINMTDANWRTDVACTSSLAVKDIESVKENSAVYPNPVKKGNDIHFAISDSSTSEVALYDASGKLFKKQNINQNNNAVNTQDLISGTYIYKITSANSKVISTGKVIVK
- a CDS encoding endo-beta-N-acetylglucosaminidase H; translation: MKKKSIFTALVAMMLQSGSLINAQQLNPTGICYVEVNNNNLLNAGAYKLQTSNSYLFNVVNIFAANINYDTSRGRAYLYSNNNVTKVLTNADTYIKPLQQKGMKVVLTILGNHQGAGICNFPTREAAKDFALQLANTVNTYGLDGIDFDDEYSEYGKNGTGQPNDSSFVMLVQELRALLPNKIISFYYYGDAASRLSWNGARVGDNVNYSWNAMYGTFSAPNVPPLTKAQISPAAVWMGNTSNSTTTSLATQTKNGGYGVFMWYDLHGTNETSQLSAGTQTLYGEQTVLSGTLQSWTQGTNCDAPIGLYTSNLTGTSAKLNWSAVGTNTYDIDYKPASSTTWTNAVSATSSTSVTISGLTANTEYDWRIRTNCSVKSAYMFAPRFTSTSGTTPTGSYALSLDGSSESGAAGSMNLSGSALSFEGWIKPSSFKSASPYISSIMGTEVSDSNSAFLRLGDASLANNKLQFVVSINNVQQKLASATALNANTWYHVAATYDGANMKIYINGVLDATKAQTGSVNSTGAFNVGYLYNTSRNFNGKIDEVRVWKRALSQTEISQNMCNVSVPATSLAAYWKFNEGSGSTVQDTSGNGVTLTLTGVDSSNWGTDVPCTTGSSLLARTAGNQKAISEGQGSIKNQIKLYPNPVSKSSSLTVSVPDEYSKGKLTVYDFNGRIVDTKSLNSGNNQYELSRISAGNYIVQFESHDGSLKQSEKLIVK
- a CDS encoding glycoside hydrolase family 125 protein codes for the protein MERRNFIKTSALAGAGLLFTQNVFAKNLVLDDFPVVRVPKDKRHFTSESVESAIAAFKKKVKNKELSWLFENCFPNTLDTTVYYTETSGTPDTYVITGDIDAMWLRDSSAQVFPYLQFSKKDEKLHKLISGVIHKQTTFILKDPYANAFYNDDQKISKWKEYDHTDMKPGTHERKWEIDSLCYPIRLAYHFWKTTGDTKPFDANWLKGIKLTLQTFTEQQRKHDLGPYKFERTTAWATDGVPMGGYGYPTKPVGLISSMFRPSDDATIYGFLIPSNLFAVVSLRQAAEMVSQIKNEKTLAQQLNSLADEVEAAIKKYGIYNHPEFGKIYAFEVNGFGSYNLMDDANCPSLLGLPYLDAVKADDPVYLNTRKFVWSENNPFFFKGKLAEGIGGPHIGLDMIWPMSIIMKALTTNDKSEIRWCIDTLQKTHGGTGFMHESFHKDDSKKFTREWFAWANTLFGELLWKTFNENPELLT
- a CDS encoding GH92 family glycosyl hydrolase, which produces MKKELLICFFTTLMSVASAQQNKNDVLSWVDPFIGTGGHGHTFPGATTPFGMIQLSPDQNTKSGDWDWCSGYHYSSKTIMGFSHNHLSGTGWADLGDILVMPTVGQVKMVPGSEDNPETGYRSKFTHDKEIASPGYYSVMLDSYGIKAELTASPRVGFHKYTFPKSSEANIIIDPTNKIFGNIYHTLVSVEGNNKIKGYCYSNGWGGKRFAYFVMEFSKPFKSYGVYADGKIKNDEKIALAKDAKAFVRFSTEDQESIEVKVSLSPVSTENAQENFDTEATNVDFAKAKETAQKTWRDLIGRFQVTGGTDSQRKIFYTGVYHTFIAPNLYMDVNGDYVAAQENMNTKWFTNYSTYSYWDGFRATHPLLTIMDQKHTKEFANSLISRYTDRKDHMPIWELCGYDNFCMLGYHSASVIWDAISKGVPGIDAEKAFAAMKDASLTDKMSSSDGGGGLNDYIKLGYTPSENGASVSATLEYSYDDWCIQQLAEKLGKKEESEVYKKRSMNFLNTFNKENNHFWPRQKDGKFLADFTLNDWKKLQPHWVSGNIWAYDFFVPHQIDEMMNLYGGKKGFEVKLDKTFTEALHMEGEQHVDISGFIGSLGFGDEPGHHVPYLYNYAGSPYKTQKMVKFIRDNMYAAKPDGIVNNEDCGQMSAWYIFSSLGFYPVTPGKPVYAIGAPQFPKASLKLENGKTFTVIADKISDKNIYVQKMFLNGKEYKSWELNHSDIMNGGELRFVMGSKPVK